A stretch of the Aphis gossypii isolate Hap1 chromosome 2, ASM2018417v2, whole genome shotgun sequence genome encodes the following:
- the LOC114131309 gene encoding axotactin isoform X1 gives MHIFFIIVFLIVHFFDVKALENFKERCEIPIMRGPCQNWIHKWYYDSVLHQCRTYISGICKSENIFDSEAECLYYCVGGKNRNNTYFVSEPIEQKYEYGSSTLAPIAPSDRGAELTFSESGYYTVFMMAENNAFIQLDGNRIPTFQLRLCREISFQFRTRLPHGLLVYHSVKDRPTGLPPYALYVIVEKGQLKVVHVYGKHSTSVIVGEGLNHDIWHTVTVRIDVHGARLIAKVDNISAEKIIQGLHKSSNYGISTDLTSVVLIGGLSPEEKLHGVKYIIESFVGCIKEMVLSAGKAASDLLPIKPLIATKHDNVQEGCIDKCKTEDNICFQGSLCINHYNQLSCDCFGTLYEGEYCDIYVSTVLTLRGSSYVSYRVYDWKDRVHSSMNRISFMFKTRFDDSALFYASGESHKHHHIAISIYNGSVIVEIELGDGEPIFATVGNNTNSNQWHNLTILHKENMVDIMFNGETKNYILAGTRNYLYIDPEIYFGGGPTLSNKPGLKSHNNFVGSLKYVFFNDISILYELKRGNPKVHYIGFLSPEFTETEVDMIPITLPFPSSHILWPVASVNHISLMFDFKSHKHMAILVSSPVTTSTQNSSGFWELRMVNNEIRFELTPSSSKNVTQLTTVKYDLNIEGSWHKICLNYTKGLLTLNVDDKNKTTFLNGIQHFLAEQTITIGSGIGGKGSFGLVGCIREIWLDGIFLESRHMVRTNRTTGQVSIDNCQLVDPCKRPNACEHDGKCSVVDDNVICDCKGTGYIGKNCHFAQFRKTCEELALLGYTKPDVYLIDIDGNGKFPPAHVKCEFGAQGDSKTIVEHNLPSQIDVRSAAESDFSFTITYRDFPPEMLKELISHSLHCSQYIKYDCYKAPLDLHSATWFTSAAQEELINFIGYAKRGSCPCSMNKTCSNRTHSCNCDFPDAKWHSDEGHYLTSKYGGLGITKMVFLQQEHLQLDALGRITLGPLECVETNTQKYVVTFTTSQSYIEVPGWRKGDIAFSFRTTGEKAILLYQPPIRRQHPSFMVALTSDFKLTFNFTLNSGKSRDMEVKSRRRLNNGEWQKIWIDYNSHHVRFMINTDYEMIDLLPNEKFGPFEGSMYIGGATEDLLQVTTVSQGLIGCFRGLVVNGEILDIYSYMSVHLSEIIKECKPSCAPNPCKNGAKCKELWSTFQCVCENPWAYSGIYCENNINTQGLTFITRESYFKRNYFINNITELSQESYYKLLTKDILMNLRTYDENSLILHANDHLNNFVQLFIMNGNSVVFVFNHSHKIYNITVKYPGLNRGKSIQLALVRKENVTMLYVNEVNSSVPVGYSLLVNYTSKPWINPELEVLSPQRPPAPPTEYFQVNIGGFDPENLISSKKESVRLSGYVGCVRGLKIDDFVVSFSSLGLANSSFNTSKEKELRGIISGCNMKCDEQQPCKNKGICIENFEKGGSSCDCEHTSYYGDFCGLDKGADFSGVSVLRRKFLLEGPVTQVKLNLAFSSSDKRQRSTVLLLIQTENKRSYYLIVALNEKGEMIFEEDREGTGGAFGAHIKDRNFLNGARHSVYYKRTESSSILMVDRDPIELKKIPVLSLTDTLTDITAGDNEVQIGGLNTTDPRFASYTSYSGCISNVFLEVNYNAMRPLDEYMLFTKTGSEKVNVTNSQGVRSAQCASFDDIHKPRPGPSLNISYGVDQTWVLDPPARMPYDSKYAKVFTQQDNTFNVVAMVMASILSLVIISVSYHAYHTNVKWKKRRDEEINAEIVRNKRQSIQMQEGYKLVKEDKLQLNGINMEMKSLSKQPLPVVRFYTPTDEDNESLKGKELRIEPRLKHSAIRGYLNKIDKTWEPIEETSEILEEITEDKQ, from the exons TTACATAAGTGGTATTTgtaaaagtgaaaatatatttgattctgAGGCAGAATGCCTGTATTATTGTGTTGGTGGTAAAA ATCGTAACAATACCTACTTTGTATCGGAAcctattgaacaaaaatatgaatatggtTCATCTACATTGGCACCAATAGCACCAAGTGATAGAGGTGCAGAACTGACATTTTCTGAATCAggttattatactgtatttatGATGGCTGAAAACAACGCATTTATACAGCTTGATGGCAATCGTATTCCTACTTTCCAATTAAG GCTTTGTCGAGAAATATCATTTCAATTTCGTACACGTTTACCACATGGATTACTTGTTTATCATAGTGTTAAGGATAGACCAACTGGCCTTCCTCCTTATGCATTATATGTAATTGTAGAAAAAGGACAACTTAAAGTAGTTCATGTTTATGGTAAACATTCAACATCTGTAATAGTTGGAGAAG gattAAATCATGATATTTGGCACACTGTTACTGTACGCATAGATGTACATGGTGCTAGACTTATAGCtaaagtagataatataagcgcagaaaaaataatacaaggaTTACATAAGTCTAGTAACTATGGCATATCTACTGATTTAACATCTGTAGTTTTAATTGGtg GTTTGAGTCCTGAGGAAAAACTACACGgtgttaagtatataattgaatCATTTGTTGGTTGCATAAAAGAAATGGTTTTGAGTGCTGGAAAAGCTGCTTCGGATTTATTGCCCATAAAACCATTAATTGCTACTAAACATGACAATGTACAAGAAGGCTGTATAGATAA ATGTAAAACTGAagacaatatttgttttcaaggTAGTCTatgtattaatcattataatcaaTTGTCTTGTGATTGTTTTGGAACTCTTTATGAAGGCGAATACTGTGATATTTATG TTTCTACTGTATTAACTTTACGAGGATCTTCTTATGTATCTTATCGTGTTTATGACTGGAAAGATAGGGTTCATTCAAGTATGAATCGTAttagttttatgtttaagACTAGATTTGATGATTCTGCTTTATTTTATGCGAGCGGAGAGTCTCATAAACATCACCACATTGcgatatcaatttataatggaTCTGTTATTGTTGAAATTGAACTTGGTGATGGAGAGCCTATATTTGCAACTGTAGGTAATAACACAAATTCAAACCAATGGCATAATTtgacaatattacataaagaaaatatggtcgatattatgtttaatggagaaactaaaaattatattttggctGGAAcacgaaattatttatacatagatcCTGAAATATATTTCGGTGGAGGTCCTACACTTTCTAATAAAcctg GTTTGaaatcacataataattttgtaggttctttaaaatacgttttcTTTAATgacatatcaatattatatgaattaaaaagagGAAATCCAAAAGTGCATTACATTGGATTTTTATCACCAGAATTCACAGAAACTGAAGTTGATATGATTCCTATAACATTACCATTTCCATCTTCACATATTTTATGGCCAGTAGCATCTGTTAATCATATAAGtttaatgtttgattttaaaagtCATAAGCACATGGCTATTTTAGTTTCATCACCTGTGACAACATCCACTCAGAATTCTTCAGGATTTTGGGAA ttgCGGATGGTAAACAATGAAATACGTTTTGAACTCACGCCATCATCTAGTAAAAATGTCACACAATTAACAActgttaaatatgatttaaacattGAAGGATCTTggcataaaatttgtttaaattatactaaaggattacttacattaaatgtagatgataaaaataagacaacttttttgaatggcattcaacattttttggcTGAACAGACTATAACTATTGGTAGTGGAATTGGAGGCAAAGGAAGTTTtg gcctTGTTGGTTGTATTCGAGAAATTTGGTTAGatggtatatttttagaatctaGACATATGGTTAGAACTAATAGGACAACTGGTCAAGTTTCTATTGATAATTGCCAATTGGTAGATCCATGTAAGAGGCCAAATGCTTGTGAACATGATGGTAAATGTTCAGTCGTTGATGATAATGTAATTTGTGACTGTAAAGGAACAGGATATATTGGAAAAAATTGccattttg CACAGTTTCGTAAGACATGCGAGGAACTTGCTCTTTTAGGTTATACTAAACCTGATGTATATCTCATTGATATTGATGGAAACGGAAAATTTCCACCAGCTCATGTTAAATGTGAATTTGGGGCTCAAGGAGATTCAAAAACCATTGTTGAACACAATTTACCCAgtcaaatt gatGTTAGAAGTGCAGCAGAATCAGATTTTAGCTTTACTATTACATATAGAGATTTTCCTCCGGAAATGTTGAAGGAGCTTATATCACATTCCTTACATTGTAgccaatatataaaatatgattgttaTAAAGCTCCATTAGATCTCCATTCTGCTACATGGTTTACTTCTGCTGCTCAAGAAgagcttattaattttattggttaTGCTAAACGAGGATCTTGCCCATGTTCAA tgaATAAGACGTGTTCAAATCGTACACATTCATGTAATTGTGATTTTCCTGATGCAAAATGGCATTCAGACGAAGGCCATTATTTAACTTCTAAATATGGAGGATTAGGAATTACAAAAATGGTGTTTTTACAACAAGAACATTTACAGCTCGATGCTTTAGGACGTATAACATTAGGGCCACTTGAATGTGTTGAAACAA atactCAAAAGTATGTTGTAACATTTACAACTAGTCAATCTTACATAGAAGTACCAGGTTGGAGAAAAGGAGATATAGCATTCAGTTTTAGAACTACTGGTGAAAAAGCAATTTTACTTTACCAACCACCGATTCGAAGACAACACCCTTCTTTTATGGTCGCTCTCACAagtg attttaaattaacttttaattttacgttAAATTCTGGAAAATCAAGAGACATGGAAGTAAAATCTAGACGACGTTTAAATAATGGCGAATGGCAAAAAATTTGGATTGATTATAACTCTCATCATGTACGCTTTATGATTAATACAGATTATGAAATGATTGATTTATTGCCTAATGAAAAATTTGGTCCTTTTGAAGGAAGTATGTATATTGGAGGTGCTACAGA agaCCTTCTTCAAGTTACAACTGTAAGTCAAGGTTTGATAGGATGTTTTCGAGGACTGGTAGTAAATGGTGaaattttagatatatattcatatatgagTGTTCATTtatctgaaataattaaagaatgtAAACCATCGTGTGCTCCGAATCCATGTAAAAATGGGGCAAAGTGCAAAGAACTATGGAGTACATTTCAATGTGTTTGTGAAAACCCTTGGGCCTATAGTGGGATATATTGTGAAAATA atatcaaTACACAAGGcttaacatttattacaagagagtcatattttaaacggaattattttattaataatataacagaatTAAGTCAAGAgtcttattataaacttttgactaaagatattttaatgaatttaagaaCATATGATGAAAACTCTTTAATATTACATGCAAatgatcatttaaataattttgtgcaactttttattatgaatgggAATTCTGTGGTATTTGTGTTTAATCATTctcataaaatttacaatataactgtaaaataCCCAG gttTAAATCGAGGAAAATCTATTCAACTAGCTTTGGTGAGAAAAGAAAATGTTACTATGTTGTATGTCAATGAAGTTAATAGTTCTGTTCCAGTCGGGTATAGTTTATTGGTAAATTATACTAGCAAACCTTGGATAAATCCTGAACTGG AGGTTTTATCACCACAAAGACCTCCTGCTCCTCCTACAGAATACTTTCAAGTAAATATTGGTGGATTTGATccagaaaatttaattagtagtAAAAAAGAATCTGTTCGATTGTCTGGATATGTTGGTTGTGTACGaggattaaaaatagatgATTTTGTAGTCAGTTTCAGTAGTCTTGGCTTAGCAAATTCTTCATTTAATACTTCTAAAGAAAAAG aACTTAGAGGCATAATATCTGGATGTAACATGAAATGTGATGAGCAACAGCCTTGTAAAAATAAAGGgatttgtattgaaaattttgaaaaaggaGGTAGTTCATGTGATTGTGAACATACGTCTTATTATGGAGATTTTTGTGGTTTAg ATAAAGGAGCAGATTTTAGTGGCGTTTCCGTTTTACGCCGAAAATTTCTTCTTGAAGGACCAGTTACGCaagtaaagttaaatttagCTTTTTCAAGTAGTGATAAGAGACAACGAAGCACAGTTTTATTGCTTATCCAAACAGAGaacaa gaGAAGTTACTATCTTATTGTTGCATTAAATGAAAAAGGTGAAATGATATTTGAAGAAGACCGTGAAGGAACTGGAGGAGCATTTGGTGCACATATTAAAGACAGAAACTTTTTAAATGGAGCTAGACACTCGGTCTACTATAAGCGTACTGAGTCTAGTTCAATACTTATG gtCGACAGAGATCCtatagaactaaaaaaaattccagttttaagtttaactgATACATTAACTGATATCACGGCTGGAGATAATGAAGTACAAATTGGTGGACTTAATACAACTGACCCACGATTTGCTTCTTATACAAGTTATAGTGGATGCATTTCAA aTGTATTTTTggaagtaaattataatgcaatgAGACCTTTAGATGAATATATGCTGTTTACAAAAACTGGTAGTGAAAAAGTAAATGTAACAAATTCTCAAGGAGTTCGTAGTGCTCAGTGTGCTTCTTTTGATGATATACATAAGCCTAGACCTGGACCTTCACTTAACATAAGCtat GGAGTTGATCAAACTTGGGTCTTGGATCCTCCAGCTCGAATGCCTTATGATTCTAAGTATGCAAAAGTATTCACACAACAAGATAATACGTTTAATg ttgtaGCAATGGTAATGGCTAGTATTTTATCGCTAGTTATAATATCTGTGTCATATCATGCATACCATACTAATGTTAAATGGAAGAAAAGACGAGATGAAGAAATTAATGCTGAAATAGTGCGAAATAAACGACAGTCAATTCAAATGCAAGAGGGATACAAACttgtaaaa GAAGATAAACTTCAACTTAATGGAATAAATATGGAAATGAAATCATTGAGTAAACAACCATTGCCTGTTGTCAGATTCTATACTCCTACAGATGAAGATAATGAAAGTTTAAAAGGAAAAGAATTACGAATTGAACCTAGATTAAAACATTCGGCTATAcgag gttatttaaacaaaatagacAAAACATGGGAACCTATTGAAGAAACATCTGAAATATTAGAAGAAATTACTGaagataaacaataa